The nucleotide window CACTGCTGACCCCGATATTTAAGGGAATCGTGACCGGAATATCGCTTTGTCCCACTAATTTGTCATCAATATACAATTGAGCGCGACCGGGTGTCCCTTTTCCTGTGGGGATGTCGGGTTGTCCAGTAGGTTCAAACTCAAAGCGTAACTGATGACGACCTTCTGAGATTGATTCCTCTGATTCGAGATGATAGAGCGATCGCGCCACATAATTATGAACCCAGTGCAGTTTACCCCCTTTAACATAGAAGGAATAACCCCCATCATTCCCCCCATGCGCCAGTAAAACCCCTTCTGCACCGCCTTGGGGAATCTCCACGTCCGCAGTAATACTATGGGGACGATTTAGGACTCTGACGGCACTATTACCGGGAACGGCTTGGGTATTGGGATAATAGGTATAGCGATTTCGAGCCTCCGTAATTTGAGGACGTTCTTCCGCCAGTCGTTGTACGCCACGCCCATCGATAGGCAAGACATTATATTTCCCTGCTTCTACATACCAAGTACCGATCATGTCAATCAGTTTGGGACGATTATCTGCCGCAATATCGTAATTTTCGGCAAAATCTTCGGTAACGTGATACAGTTCCCAGTGATGAGCATCCAATTCCGTTAGGGTATCTTTGGAGATAGGAACACCAAAGGGTTTCCCCGCTTCGGTAAAAGAAGGACCCGGCCAAGGACAAACGGCTCGCCATCCGTCATAATAAAGGGAACGATGCCCCATCATTTCAAAATATTGGGTAATGTGCTTACTGGGTGCATTGGCATCATCGAAGGTATGAGCAAAACTCACTCCTTCAATGGGCGATTGTGTCACCCCTTTAATCGTGGTTGGGGGGTCAATTTCCAGTAATTCCAGCACTGTTGGCACTAAATCAATCGCATGGGCGTACTGAGTCCGAATTTCGCCTTTTGCTTTAATCCCTTGCGGCCAATGGACGATCAAGGGGTCACTGATCCCCCCACGATAGGTTTCCCGTTTCCACCGACGAAAAGGGGTATTTCCTGCCCAAGTCCAACCCCAAGGATAATGATTAAAGGTTTCCGGTCCTCCTAATTTGTCGATTTTTTCGAGATTTTCGGCTAAAGATTGCGGCACATTGTTAAAAAAGAGGGTTTCATTGATCGATCCTTGAAGACCCCCTTCTGCACTCGCCCCATTATCGGAAATCACCATAATAATCGTATTCTCAAACTCCCCAATACTTTTGAGAAAATCTAATAGGCGACCGATATGATAATCCGTATGGGTAAAAAATCCGGCAAAAACTTCCATCATGCGGGCGTAAAGCCCTTTTTCATCACCAGAAAGGGAATTCCAATGAGGAACATCGGGATCATGACGAGAGAGTTCCGCATTCGGGGGAACAATGCCCATTTCTTTCTGACGGGCAAAAACTTTCTCCCGGTAGGCTTCCCAACCGTCATCAAACTGTCGGGCGTAAGCATCTGCCCATTCTTTGGGAACATGATGGGGGGCGTGCATTGCACCGGGACAATAGTACATAAAAAAGGGCTTATCAGGGGCAATTTGTTGAGAATCCGCAATAAAGCTAATAGCTTTGTCCGTTATATCTTCGGTAAAATGATAACCTTCTTCGGGGGTTTTCTCTGGATGGACTTGGTGGTTATCATAAACGAGAGCGGGATAATATTGATGACTATCTCCCCCCAAAAAGCCGTAATATCGCTCAAATCCCCGACCTAATGGCCAGCGATCGTAGGGTCCTGCGGCGGAGAGTTGATCGGAGGGAGTTAAATGCCATTTCCCGATCGCATAGGTATTATAGCCTTTTTGTAGCAGTATTTCCGATAAAAAGCCATTTTCAAAGGGGATATTGCCATTACTGCCTGGATATCCCGTTGAGCCTTCGGTAATGCAGGCCATAGCATTGGAATGATGATTGCGTCCCGTCATAATACAGGAACGAGAGGGGGAACATAAGGCGGTGGTATGAAGGTTGTTATAGCGCAACCCATTAGCGGCTAGTGCATCTAAGTTAGGGGTTTTAATCGGACTACCGTAACAGCCAAATTGACCGAATCCTGTATCATCTAGAACAATAAATAAAACATTCGGTGTACCTTTTTTGGCTCTTACCGGTTCAGGCCAGGCGGGACTTGATTGATCGACGGTGCGTCCAATTACGCCAGAAAAAGCGGTTCCAGGTTGGTATTCTTGCAAAGACATTCGGTTAATCTTCTCAATTTGATAAATTTGATCAAAAGACAAAATTGCTAATCTTACCTTGCCGGTCCTCCATATCCCCCCGTTAACCCAACCCCGCGAGTTCCAGCCCCAACACCGTGAAAACCGGGACCTACGCCACCTCCTACGCCAATCCAGTCAATAAATAGAGCAGTTGCGCCTTCTTGCTTGGGAATAGTACCGTTAATAAGCTTATAGTTATAAATGATGTCTTTTCCCTCAATGACAGGATTGCTGATTTCTATTACTACAAGGGAGTTTTCTTGATTTTTGCCCTCATAAACCGAAAGAGTCGCATTTGGGGGGTCATTAGCGAAATTATTAGCCCCGGCTTGGGCTGTCCATTCATCCATATAGGCGGGCAGGGTGATGTGTCCCGCGATACGTTGAGGGCGATCCGCAAAGTACAAGGTTTGGGGGTTGACGTTGATCAGTCGTAAGGTTTGAGTTGTCGGATCGATTTTAAGGGTTTCTGCCGTTTGTACAAACATTAATTGAATTTTCTGGGATGAATCCGTATTTTGCCGGTTAGGTGCGCTTATATCTTGCGCTACAGTCTTTGAGATAGGGATTTCTCCCGTTACCGTTAATAGAGTTGCGCTAAGAACAAGAGCAAAATGAATAAAAATTCGTTTTTTGAAAGATTTATCAATAGTTTTCATGATGATAATCGTTCAAATGTCTTTATTGTTTACATTAATTATTAAAAAACCGTTAATTTTCTGTTAAAATTATTCATGAGTTATCAATATTTCTCATAAATTGAGTTAATTTTGAAGTTGTATTAAGCGATTGCCGCTTGTAATTCGGGTCGGCTATACCAACTCCAAGGGCCTTCTAAAACCGGTTTAATATTTAGTTCTGAGCGCCAATCTTCCAAAGAACGTTCTAACCCTTCTTCCCACTTAATCGGAAACAATGGTTTAGCATTTCGCCCTATATTAATTCCTTGGGAAATTAAGTCAAATTTGTAACCCAAAGTTTTAGTTAAGTCGGCATCAGTTTCTACGTCACTAACTAAGGTATCACTGGTAAAAAAGGTTAATAACAAAGAGAGAAGATCAATTAATAGAAAAGTTGGGTAGCGAGTTTGTGCCACTGTGACGGAAATGACCCCCAATTCCCCCAAGTTATCTAAACTAAATCCTGTGAGAATGTGATGGATATCGTGAGTTTTATCGACCCGAAAACCAATATAATCAGCATCCGATTCAAATTCAGTACGTTGAGGATAGAATTGAGGGTCATAGCCTAAAGCGGTCATGATTTTGCTATAAGTCCAACCTAGAGAGTTTTTGGGCATTTTTCCCATTGCTTCTAGGTCATAGGCTGCCCCAATATAACGTTCTTCAATCAATTGAGCCGAAGAAGGTTCTGCGTGAAGGGCTTTGACACATAATTGCATGGGAAGACTATTAACCAGCCGACGCTCTATTTCCCAAACATTTGCCGTATCATTCCCTGCACCGGCGGCTAAATCAACAAACTCTAAAAATCGGTTGATATTTTCTGGGGTTGCTAATTGATTAATATATCTGTAACTCATTTAAGACGATCTCCTTAAAATTGAAATGATCAAGTTTTCAAACTTAGGACAAATTTTCGAGGGAGCAACAAAAGAATTTTTATTTAACGGTATAACCTCTTCCCTCCATGCAAGCTGTCCAAGCTTGAAAATACCTTTGCAAGTTCTGTTGTTCCTGGGCTTGAGCTTGAGCAGAAGCCTGATTGGCTTGTTGTTGTTCTTCTCGTCTTCGTATCAGTCCTCCTAAAGCACCAACACCGGCTCCAATCGCTGCCCCTTCTCCCACATCGCCCCCAATAGCTCCACCGACTACCCCTAATAGAGAACCTCTGGCAGCACCTCTTAAAAGTCCTCCCTGCTGCTGAGATTCGGCTGTCGGTTGAGACTGGGGTTGAGCCGGATCAAAGCCGGTTTGCTGTTTTGCCCAGGTATAACAGGCAAAATGGTCTTCTTGTTGCTGTTGGGCAGTTTGTCCTTGACTGGGATAGGCGAAAGGTTCTGCTAATTGGGCTAAACACAATTCTCCCTGAAAAACCACTGCCGCGAAGATTCCTAAGCTGAGTCCTTTGACGATTTTTTGCATAAAACTTTTGATTAATCGAATTTGAATGGATTTAAATTGTTATTTGCTCAAAGACTGTTTTTATTGAGGGGGAATTAACCCGCACTGAAATAATTTTGTCAGAACAGGGGTAGAAATCTGACTAAAGAACTGCTCAGTTAATTGAGGATTTTCTCGCAACATCTCAAAGAATCGGGCAGTTAACTGATCTTTTAAACTTTCTTGTCCTGAATTGCCTTGACCGGATTTTTTCGCTGCCATAGAAGCTGCTAAATCTTGACAAGAAGAATTGTTAAATTTTTCTATGGTTTTACTGGCAATGGCATTGACCACTTCTTCTGGCAAAGGGTCTTGATTTTGAGCCATAGCACTGGGTAAAATTCCTAATCCTATTATTGTTACAACCCCTATCAAACTGAGAATAGGTTTTTTAATTAAAAGTGTTAGCTGCATGACATGACAACCGTTATTGATTAATAACAGGTTTTTATTGTACAAGTCTATCTAGGCTCGACTCTATCAAAAAACGGCAATTTAGCAAGCTCTTGTGTAAATTAATTTAAACAATTTCACCAGACTCTTAAGATAGATTTATATTTAGAAAAGAGAAAAGAACCATCGCCATTAAAACGCCAGAAATGTTTGAGACTTTGATTGACTCAATCGAGTGTCATGATGTTGATGAATTAACAGAAGCAGCCCGTCATTGGACAGAAGAGTATCTCCAATTGGGAACAGGCTCTCTAAAAACACTGATTGATATTGCTCAACTCGGTGGAATTCAATTTGTCTCTCAACTTTCTAATCTTTCTTTGCGAGCTTGTGGACAGACTCCCCCGAAAACAATTTCCATCGGTATTCCCGTAAACTGTGAAGACCATCTGGTCTGGTATGGTCGTATTATTCCCCCAGGTCAGGTAGCATTAGCTTACTCCTGTGTAGAAAATTACTTAACGTTTTTGGGAGAAACAAAATTTTTAATCATATCAGTTGACCAAGAAACTTTACTTAAAGAAGCTGAGGCGATGGGACGGACTGAAATTATATCTTTTCTTGAAGGAAAGTATCATTTAATTTACCCTGATCCGGTAGCACTGGCTGCTATTAAAAATTACCTACAAGACTTGTGGCAATTGGTTAAAATTTCTCCTGAACAAGCAATAGAGATAAGAATGCAAAATCTCATCCATCGAGATTTTATTCCTCTGTTTTTAAATCTCTTTCCTTGCGATAAGGGTCAAAACCCTAAAGTCAGTTTTTCCAAGCGATATATTTTAGTGAGAAAAGCTGAGGAATTTATAAAAGATAACCTCCATGACCCTTTAACTTTACAAGACCTTTATGAGCATTTGCAAGTTAGTGAACGTACCCTCCGCTATAGTTTTCAAGACTGTTTAGGGGTTTCTCCGATGACCTATCTAAAAAAGCAACGGCTTAATGGGGTGCGACGGGAGTTGAAAGCCAGCTATGGAACACCGGTAAAAATTAACCAAATTGCTGCCCGTTGGGGATTTTGGCACATGGGGCAATTTTCCCAAGATTACAAAAAGCTCTTTGGTGAATTTCCTTCTCAAACCTTGGGAATTTTTCCCAAATAACTCAACTTATTGATTAAATAATTTTGAGTCAAGTAATTTTAATTCTAATTAAAAATATTTTTATAGTTTTACTTTTTACTGATGAGATTTCTTCCCTTACTAACTTTAACCCTAGGTGTATCTAGTTTATCAGGTTTAGCATTGACTCCGAGTGCTTTATCTCAACAGTTACCCTATCCAGAAAATTCCACTTTTTTTACGGGAGAACCCCCTTCTTTAGTGAGTGCAGATACTCCTGATTCTTCTGTTGGTTGGCCTGAACCTCATTATTATTTCACCTTGAATCTACCGGCATCATCAAAGGAATCTCTAGCAAAAATCACTATTGCTCCTGAGATGAGTGGAGATCCTATTTCTTTTAATTTGTCAAAAACTCAAGCTTTTCAAGGAACTTCAAAGAGTAAAGGAGAAGACCTGACTTTACAATCCGTTACTCAAGATAAAGACACTCAACTCATTAATGTTGTCTTTGCTTCTCCCGTTCCACCGGGAACAACATTTACCGTTGTCTTACAACCTTTTAATAATCCTTGGGAATCTGGGACTTATCTTTTTACAGTTCAAGCTTTTCCAGCCGCCGAAAATCCTATCGGCATAGATTTAGGAGTAGGAAGGTTTACTTTTTATCGACGATTTTAATTCATTCATAACTTTATAAACGATGTTTTCCCTAAGACGATTAAGTCCTTTTATTATGACGGGTTTAACCCTTTTGGGCGTTCCTCTAGTGACTCCGGCTCAAACTCAACCCAACTTAGCCATTGATCCTCGTGCTGAACAAATTTTACGCCAAGCAACTGATTATTTAAAAGCTTCTCAAAATTATAGTTTTCAAGCTAAAATTACTTTCGATGATGTCATGCCACCTGACCTAAAATTACAATATCACGCCATAGCTCAAATGTGGGTTGAGCGTCCATCACGTTTACGAATTGATTATGTGGGCGATCGCCGGAATGTCAGTTTTTATTACAACGGCAAAGACTTTACTTTGTTTGATAAAGGGGAAAACCTCTATGGCAATTTTACTGCTCCTCCTACCATTGACGCGACTTTGAATAAAACCCTCCAAGACTTTGGTTTTCTTGTTCCTTTGGCAGACTTTGCCTACAGTGATCCGACTCAAATATTGACGAGAAATGTAAAAAGTGGGTTGTATTTGGGGTTAGTTTCTTTTAATGGAATACCGACTCATCATTTGGCTTTTACCGAAGAAAATATAGACTGGCAAATTTGGATCGAAGATGGCAAACGGCCTCTTATTCATAAGTTAGTGATCACTTATAAAAATTTGACTGCTGCTCCTCAATATATCGCCGAGTTTACCCATTGGGATATTAATAATAAACCTCAAAATAACAATTTCTTTTCCTTTCAAGCTCCAGACAATGCGATTAAAATAGATTTTCTTCCCTCAAATTAAGGAGTTAATTATGGTTTTACTCAATCAAAAAATTGCTTTTTCTTTTATCGGTCTTCTCATCGCTAGTTTAACTATCTCCGTTGATCCCGCTTGTGCTGGACGATTTGGGGGTGGTTTTGGAGGATTTAATGGTGGAGGATTTGGCGGTTTTAATCGTGGAGGATTTGGCGGTGATTTTCGCGGTCAAGGTTCGATGTTAGGTTCACAAGGAGATTTTAACCGTTCTGGTTTTGACTTAAATTCGGGTCAAAGTCTTGAGAGCGATCGCTCATCAGGAAGTTTTCAGCAAAACTTTCAAAATGTTGATAATAACTTTAATCAAAACCGTACCGAATACCAGCAAAGTCGCCAAAATGAAATCAACTCCACCGAGCAAAATCGCCAAAACGACTTCAATAGTGTTCAGCAAAATCGTTCAGAATATGAACAAGATCGCCAGAATGATTTTAATACTTACAATCAAAATTTAGACAATCTTCAACAAAACCGTATTAATGCGGCTGATAATTATCAACAAAACCGCATCAATGCAGGGAATGAATATCAACAAAACCGTATTAATGAGGCTAATAATCTTCAAGAAAATAGCCAAAACTATTGGAAGAATAATGACTGGCATAATGGATATTATTATCCAGGGTGGGGCTGTTGTCATAATTATGGTGTTGGGGCTGGTTTTGCGACTGGGTTAGCCGTAGGCGCTTCGGCGGCGAGTTTACCTCAAGGCTACACCACTATTTATGCTAATAACGCTCCTTATTACTATGCCAATGGGACTTTCTACAGTCAAAATAATAATGGATATGTGGTGGTTCAACCTCCTGTAGGCGCAACAGTTCCCGTCCTTCCTCCAGGATACACAACGACCACGATTAACGGTATTACCTATTATCAATATGCAGGAGTTACCTATCGACCGTTCTACAGTGGTGGGGAAGTAGTTTATCAAGTTGCTAGCCCTTAATTGTTTGACAAAAATATCGGAGCTTTCGGCATCGTGAGGAAAATTTACTTACTTTCTCTACGGTAAGTTCTTTGACTTTTTCGTAAATATATTCTTCGTAACGTTTAGTATAATTTCTTCTTTTATCTATAAAATTTAGGGGTTCAGTTGGATATTTTCCGCAATGCGGACAAATAAATTGACGACGTGGAACTTGTAGGTAAACTCCCTGTCCAAAAAGTGATAAATCTCTGAGTAAAATTGTCAGCTTACACTCTAACGGGAGAAGAACTTAATTATTCTCAACTTGAAGAAATTGCCCTTAAGCTCGGCACTCTTAGTAGTGAAAAGCTATCCCTTTCATAGATTTAGAGGAAATAATTTGATAGTATCGCCTTTATTCCCTCAACTCAAGCTGACAGCGCAACAAATTTTTGATTCGGCTTTGTAAGTTATCCATTAAAATGATAATCATTATCATATAATATATGTAATAATCATTATCATTTTTTTAGAGAATGAAATTACCTAACTATATAGACTTAGCGATTATTGGAGCAGGAGTTCAAGCTCTTACTTTGACCACCCACCTCTTACAAAAAAGCGCGAGGCATTATCATAAATTCTTAGTTTTCGATCCCAGTCAAACTTGGCTGAGTCAATGGCAACAGCAGTTTGCTGCACAACAAATTCCTTATTTGCGATCGCCAGCCGTCCATCATCCCGACCCCAATCCCCATCAATTAAGAACTTTTGCCGAACATCGCCATCATGAATTGTTTCCTCCCTATGACAGACCAGGAACAAAGCTATTTAATGATTTCTGTGATGAAGTAATTCGTCGCTGGAAGTTGGCAGATAAGGTTTATCCAGCTAAAGTTATCCAGATTTTTCCGATTAAACGTGCTTCTCATTCTCGATTTCAATTGGTTTTAAATACGGGAGAAACTATTATGACCCGTAGAGTGGTATTAGCTACGGGAAGCGGTAAAGTACAGTTTCCTGAGTGGGTAGGAAAAATTACCTCAGATTATCCCTTAGATAAATTATGTCATTCTCAACAGGTAAATTTAAACCAACTTAATCTAACTGGAGAAAGGATTTTAATCGTTGGTGGTGGCTTAACTAGCGGACATTTAGCGAAAGGGGCGATAAATTTGGGGGCAACTGTTACCTTAATGACCAGAAAACAGTTACAATCAAAAATCTTTGATGCCGATCCTGGTTGGTTAGGGCCCAAATATCTCAAAGACTTTCATGCCGAAACCGATTGGTCTACCCGTTATCAGCATATACAGCAAGCCCGTAATGGCGGTTCGATGACTCCTGAAATGATGCTGCAATTGAGCCAAGCAGCCAACGAAGGGAAAGTAAGAATCGACGAATGCTGTCAAGTTAAGGATGCACAGTGGCAAAATAATCTCTGGCAGGTTTATTGTCACGACGGAAACAAACATCAATTTAATCGTATCTGGTTGGCTACTGGTACGAGATTTAATGTTAACAAGCATCCTTTATTAGAAGACATACTAAATATTTATCCGACACAAATAGTTAACGGTTTACCCGTACTAGACGAACATTTACGTTTGCCCAAGTCTAACTTTTTTATTATGGGTGCTTTAGCTGCTTTACAAATTGGTCCTGTAGCCAGAAACATTGGTGGTGGGAAAATGGCTGTAGGGCGTATTGTGCCAGCAATTGTTAAACCCAGTTTGGCAATTGGATAATTTTTTCGTGGTTAGAAGCGATCGCTCTTTCAAGTCCGACAGGAATTGGATCTTCCGTACTTAGTGTGCTAATTAACCACAAAAGCCCTTATTGAGCAAAAGTTAAAAGAGCTAAACTGTTAAAAACTCTGTAAAATCCTTATCCAGTAAAGCTTGGAGATAATTTTTGGCACACTAAGTACGGAAGACCCTCGCTCTGTTATAATAATGATTATCATTATAAAAATCCACAGATTGTATGATGTCTTTGGCCAGTTCAACGTCAGGAGTAGAAAATTCAGTAAACATTCATCGGCCACGTCGTCTGCGTCGCACAGCCGCTTTACGTCGCCTAGTACAGGAGACTCGATTGACGGTTGATGATTTGATTTACCCGCTTTTTGTGATGGAAGGAGAAGCACAAAAACAAGAAATTCCTTCTATGCCTGGGTGCTATCGTTATACCCTTGATTTATTATTGGCAGAAATTGCAGATGCTTACAATTTAGGGATTAACGCGATTGCTCTGTTTCCTCTAATTCCCTCAGAGAAAAAAGATAATTTTGGGGTAGAAAGCTATAATCGTGATGGAATGGTGCAGCGCACAATACGAGCGATTAAAAAAGAAATTCCTGAAATTGCTGTTATTAGTGATGTTGCACTCGATCCTTATTCTGTCTATGGACATGATGGAATCGTGCAAGATGGTCAAATCCTCAATGATGAAACCGTAGAAGTTTTAGTCAAAATGGCTTTATCTCAAGCTGAGGCAGGAGTTGATTTTGTTGCCCCATCTGACATGATGGATGGGAGAGTAGGAGCAATTCGTAAAGCCTTAGATACTCAAGGTTATATTAATGTGGGAATTCTCGCTTATTCGGCGAAATATGCCTCAGCTTATTATGGTCCATTTCGAGATGCCCTCGAATCTGCGCCTCAATTTGGGGATAAGAAAACCTATCAAATGGACTACGCAAATGCAGCAGAAGCCATTAAAGAGGTTCATCTTGATATTGTCGAAGGAGCAGACATGGTAATGGTTAAGCCGGCGTTGGCTTACCTAGATATCATTCGTCGTCTTCGAGAGTATACTCATTTACCTGTGGTCGCTTATAACGTCAGTGGCGAATATGCCATGATTAAAGCTGCCGCACAACAAGGTTGGATTGATGAAAAAAAAGTCATTTGGGAAACCCTCACCAGCATGAAACGAGCCGGTGCAGATGCTATTGTGACCTATTTTGCTAAAGAAGTGGCTTTGATGTTGCATTCCTAGTTACCTTTCAAACTATTACAAAAATTATGATTACAGCCGTAATTGGGCTACCGGGTTCAGGTAAAACCTATTGGATAGGAGAACAAATTGCTCGTCAAGAAACTCCCGTCTTATATTTTAGTCCAAAAACTGAATCGATTCCTATCGATTCTCTGTGTCTGCAAAACGAGTTTCCCCACTTACAAATTCTCTCTCTAGAACAAGAAAATGAAGAAGTTATCTCTTCCCTCAAAAAAACAACAGCCTACATAGAAATCCCCTGGTATTTAGATTTATTAGGAATCGAACCCTTATTACAAGAACTAAACTGTCATCGGGTGGCACTCATGCCTCCGGGGTCGCAAAACACTGGTTGGCACGCTTGGGTAGATGAAGTTATTCCGGGCAATAATTTTGAATATAATCAACATAATAGAGGAGCAATAGCAGACAACAATGATCTTAAGCTCCATCGTGCTATTTTGACGGGTGAGGTTCTCGATTTTGCCAGTTTAAAAACTTTTTGGGATGAATTAATTGGGGGAGCTTATGGAACTATGATTAGGGTTAAAGCCATATTTGACCTAGCAGATGGACAATCGATTTTTGGGGAATTTATCCATAATTTACCCCCAAAAGATTTTAAAGCTCTCAATGTTCAACGATGGTTAGAAGGAAGGCCACAGCGCTTTAGTGGGATAGAAATTGTCGGTTGCAATTTAGACAAAAATGCGATGGTGGAAACTCTAGAAGACTGTTGTCTGAGTGACTTAGCCCTTAATCATTATCAACAACAAATCAAAGAATCTTTAGAAAGTGAATTAGAGTAAGTTCGATGAAAATTGCGATTATGTCTTGCATTCATGGCAATATGACCGCTTTTGATGCTGTTTTACAGGATATAGAGCAACATTCTTGTGAAAAAATCTACTGTTTGGGGGACTTAGTGGGTTATGGACCCTATCCCAATGAAGTCGTCGAAAAAATTCGTTCTCTCAACATTCCTACAGTACAGGGATGCTGGGATGAAGATGTCGTAGAAGGGATAAATGCTTGTGAATGTAGTTATCCATCTGTATTAGCTGAAAAGCGAGGATATTTAGCTCATGAATGGACTAATAAACATATTAATACCGAAAACCGCGATTATCTAGCCGAGTTACCTCACACTCTCAAACTTGACAATCTATGTTTTGTGCATGGGAGTCCCCACAGTAACCATGAGTATCTACTCCCAGATATGGATGCTTTTATCGCTTTAGAGCGAGTGTTGGTGACTGATGCAGATGTTCTATTTTGTGGTCATACCCATATTCCCTATGTCCGAACCTTGACCGAGGGACAGCTACAAGTCAAAGTCCGTCAACCTGAGACTCACAAGCAAAACAGTTTCTGTTTTACCACTCCTATCAAACGTATTATTAATGTAGGTTCTGTAGGAGAACCCCGTCATGGTCGTCCTAATGCTACCTACGTTATCTATAACACCGACACCCAAGAGGTAACGCTGCGGGAAGTCGAATACCCCTATCAAACGACTTGTGCGGCAATTGTAGAGAGAGGTTTGCCTCCTATTTTCGCTTGGCGGTTAGCTAGAGGTTTAGAATTTGCCGAAAAAGCCGAGGATTCTAGTCATATTTGTCAACGTTAATTAATTCAATTAAAAAAAACTGCTATGACTTCATCTTTTATACCAATTCTTCCTAAACAGGGAATGCCTGTTACTCTAATTACAGGATTTTTAGGTAGTGGAAAAACCACTCTTCTCAATCATATTCTGCAAAATAATCAAAACTTAAAAGTTGCTGTTTTGGTCAATGAGTTTGGAGATATTAATATTGATTCCCAACTTTTAGTGAGCTATGAAAACGGGATAGTCGAGTTGAGTAATGGCTGTATTTGTTGTACTATTAATGATGGATTAGTTGAAGCGGTCTATCGGATTTTAGAACAAGAAGATAGAGTAGACTATTTAGTAATAGAAACTACCGGAGTAGCCGATCTTTTACCCATTATTTTAACTTTTGTAGGGTCGGAGTTACGGGAGTTAACCCGTCTAGATTCAATTCTTACTCTCGTTGATTCGGAGATGTTTACTCCTGAGCATTTTGAGAGTGAAGCGGCTCTTAGTCAGATTACTTATGCTGATATAATTTTATTAAATAAAACTGACTTAGTTTCTCCCGATCAATTAGCTCAGTTAGAATCCTATATCAAATCTGTAAAACCCGGTGCAAAACTTCTAAATTGCCAATATGGTCAAGTTGCTTTGCCGCTTATTTTAGATATAGGGTTAACCCCTCTAGAAACTTATCAAACTCATGAAAAAAATCATCTTCACAGCGATCATCATCATG belongs to Gloeothece citriformis PCC 7424 and includes:
- a CDS encoding arylsulfatase; this encodes MSFDQIYQIEKINRMSLQEYQPGTAFSGVIGRTVDQSSPAWPEPVRAKKGTPNVLFIVLDDTGFGQFGCYGSPIKTPNLDALAANGLRYNNLHTTALCSPSRSCIMTGRNHHSNAMACITEGSTGYPGSNGNIPFENGFLSEILLQKGYNTYAIGKWHLTPSDQLSAAGPYDRWPLGRGFERYYGFLGGDSHQYYPALVYDNHQVHPEKTPEEGYHFTEDITDKAISFIADSQQIAPDKPFFMYYCPGAMHAPHHVPKEWADAYARQFDDGWEAYREKVFARQKEMGIVPPNAELSRHDPDVPHWNSLSGDEKGLYARMMEVFAGFFTHTDYHIGRLLDFLKSIGEFENTIIMVISDNGASAEGGLQGSINETLFFNNVPQSLAENLEKIDKLGGPETFNHYPWGWTWAGNTPFRRWKRETYRGGISDPLIVHWPQGIKAKGEIRTQYAHAIDLVPTVLELLEIDPPTTIKGVTQSPIEGVSFAHTFDDANAPSKHITQYFEMMGHRSLYYDGWRAVCPWPGPSFTEAGKPFGVPISKDTLTELDAHHWELYHVTEDFAENYDIAADNRPKLIDMIGTWYVEAGKYNVLPIDGRGVQRLAEERPQITEARNRYTYYPNTQAVPGNSAVRVLNRPHSITADVEIPQGGAEGVLLAHGGNDGGYSFYVKGGKLHWVHNYVARSLYHLESEESISEGRHQLRFEFEPTGQPDIPTGKGTPGRAQLYIDDKLVGQSDIPVTIPLNIGVSSGLTCGTAPGSPVTPDYEPPFKFTGKIHSVVVDVSGDLIHDHEAEMRTIMARQ
- a CDS encoding Coq4 family protein, which encodes MSYRYINQLATPENINRFLEFVDLAAGAGNDTANVWEIERRLVNSLPMQLCVKALHAEPSSAQLIEERYIGAAYDLEAMGKMPKNSLGWTYSKIMTALGYDPQFYPQRTEFESDADYIGFRVDKTHDIHHILTGFSLDNLGELGVISVTVAQTRYPTFLLIDLLSLLLTFFTSDTLVSDVETDADLTKTLGYKFDLISQGINIGRNAKPLFPIKWEEGLERSLEDWRSELNIKPVLEGPWSWYSRPELQAAIA
- a CDS encoding glycine zipper domain-containing protein; protein product: MQKIVKGLSLGIFAAVVFQGELCLAQLAEPFAYPSQGQTAQQQQEDHFACYTWAKQQTGFDPAQPQSQPTAESQQQGGLLRGAARGSLLGVVGGAIGGDVGEGAAIGAGVGALGGLIRRREEQQQANQASAQAQAQEQQNLQRYFQAWTACMEGRGYTVK
- a CDS encoding helix-turn-helix domain-containing protein, with the translated sequence MFETLIDSIECHDVDELTEAARHWTEEYLQLGTGSLKTLIDIAQLGGIQFVSQLSNLSLRACGQTPPKTISIGIPVNCEDHLVWYGRIIPPGQVALAYSCVENYLTFLGETKFLIISVDQETLLKEAEAMGRTEIISFLEGKYHLIYPDPVALAAIKNYLQDLWQLVKISPEQAIEIRMQNLIHRDFIPLFLNLFPCDKGQNPKVSFSKRYILVRKAEEFIKDNLHDPLTLQDLYEHLQVSERTLRYSFQDCLGVSPMTYLKKQRLNGVRRELKASYGTPVKINQIAARWGFWHMGQFSQDYKKLFGEFPSQTLGIFPK
- a CDS encoding DUF2808 domain-containing protein, whose product is MRFLPLLTLTLGVSSLSGLALTPSALSQQLPYPENSTFFTGEPPSLVSADTPDSSVGWPEPHYYFTLNLPASSKESLAKITIAPEMSGDPISFNLSKTQAFQGTSKSKGEDLTLQSVTQDKDTQLINVVFASPVPPGTTFTVVLQPFNNPWESGTYLFTVQAFPAAENPIGIDLGVGRFTFYRRF
- a CDS encoding DUF2092 domain-containing protein, which gives rise to MFSLRRLSPFIMTGLTLLGVPLVTPAQTQPNLAIDPRAEQILRQATDYLKASQNYSFQAKITFDDVMPPDLKLQYHAIAQMWVERPSRLRIDYVGDRRNVSFYYNGKDFTLFDKGENLYGNFTAPPTIDATLNKTLQDFGFLVPLADFAYSDPTQILTRNVKSGLYLGLVSFNGIPTHHLAFTEENIDWQIWIEDGKRPLIHKLVITYKNLTAAPQYIAEFTHWDINNKPQNNNFFSFQAPDNAIKIDFLPSN